A section of the Hevea brasiliensis isolate MT/VB/25A 57/8 chromosome 17, ASM3005281v1, whole genome shotgun sequence genome encodes:
- the LOC110635680 gene encoding eukaryotic translation initiation factor 5A, with product MSDEEHHFESKADAGASKTYPQQAGTIRKNGYIVIKNRPCKVVEVSTSKTGKHGHAKCHFVGIDIFNAKKLEDIVPSSHNCDVPHVTRTDYQLIDISEDGFVSLLTENGNTKDDLRLPTDENLLSQIKDGFAEGKDLVVTVMSSMGEEQICALKDIGPK from the exons ATGTCCGACGAGGAGCATCACTTCGAGTCCAAAGCCGACGCTGGAGCGTCCAAGACCTACCCGCAGCAAGCCGGTACCATCCGCAAAAACGGTTACATCGTCATCAAGAATCGCCCTTGCAAG GTTGTTGAAGTTTCCACCTCCAAGACTGGAAAACACGGTCATGCTAAGTGCCATTTCGTTGGAATAGACATCTTCAATGCCAAAAAGCTTGAAGATATTGTCCCCTCCTCCCATAACTGTGAT GTTCCCCATGTCACTCGTACCGACTACCAGCTAATTGATATTTCTGAGGATGGATTT GTGAGTTTACTGACTGAAAATGGGAACACTAAGGATGACCTGAGGCTTCCAACTGATGAGAATCTTTTGTCTCAG ATCAAAGATGGCTTTGCTGAGGGAAAAGACCTTGTTGTGACAGTCATGTCTTCAATGGGAGAGGAGCAGATCTGTGCTCTCAAGGACATTGGCCCAAAGTAA